Sequence from the Fragaria vesca subsp. vesca linkage group LG4, FraVesHawaii_1.0, whole genome shotgun sequence genome:
AAGAAATTGGACCATTGTTTAGTGCATTGGTTTTGGTATCTGAGTACAGATCACAGATGACTGGAGAATTTCGACTCCTGAAAATTGGTGTCACACATCCATTTTGTTAAAGAAATAAATAGATTTTCTTTTACGGAAATAACTTAGGTGATCAATTATGGTCATTTATGGGTGACAAACACCAATAAGAGATGAACAAGTGTTAAAACCTAGTCAGGTTCTTCTTTACACTGTAATTTACTGTGAGTGAGCAAAACCTAGTGTACCAGTAGCCGGTCACATATTTTTAAGTCGTCTTCCACACCTCTTGTTGATAAAAGGGATAACGTGCCACTTCCCTCTCTCTGGTTCTCTCCCTGAGTGGAACAATGGCTACCTGTTCTTATCTTCTCAATCATGCTCACATTAAAGGTACCAATTTGTTACTATGCACGCATCCACAAGTCTCTTTCTTGTTTCTCTGTCCTTGGTTTTCATTACCTGATTGTATCTGGCTCTTGCTTTCAATTTGTTGCAGGATGGCCTTCAAGGATAAGGATATCCAAGCATGGAAATCCCACAATCAGTGTAAGTACCCATCTCTGTTTTCATTTCCAAATTGTGCTTGGTCCTGGTTTGTGCACTTAATACCAGTTTCATGACAATCATGTTCATGCGAGTCTTCAGAATGGTCATTTTTACACCAATAACTTTCCTTTTGGAAACAACTAGGATAAGGTTTGTAGTTGGAGAGATAGAAGTAACTTACTTAGTAACTATTAACTTCTAGATTATGCAGGAGAGCTTTACGTGTCCCAGAAGGCAAAGACTTGTAATTGCACAATGTTCTACCTCATATCTGACTGAAGTCGGAGCCTCTCCTAGCATTTCCGGGAAGCCATTTGATCCCCATTTTTCGGTTTCCGAGATCCTCAGGGTGATCGACATGCCAGAAACATCACATACCGCCGTCTCGAGTTTCATGCACAAGTTGGTGGTGGCAGATTTGGACCCTGCAACAGCAAAGCTCGCCATTGCGTTTCTAGGACCCTTTCTGGCTCTGTTTTCATTTCTCTTCATTGTAAGAATTGTGATGTCTTGGTACCCGAAAATTCCTGTGGGGAAGTTCCCATATGTCTTGGCTTACGCTCCCACAGAGCCAATTCTCATCCCAACCAGAAAGGTGATCCCTCCATTAGGGGGTGTGGATGTAACCCCTGTGGTCTGGTTTGGATTGATTAGTTTCCTAAATGAGATATTAATAGGTCCACAAGGGCTCCTTGTGCTTCTATCTCAACAAGTTAACTGATGCAGGATTGTAGTCAAGAATATGTTTAGTTTCAGATCTGTGGTATATCTGAGAGATACTTTTTTGGGTTGTGAAATGAACAACATCATGGCATTGCTGTTTCCATTTTGTATAATGATGATTTCTTATAGCTGAATAGACTGAAATATGGCAATGACAATTTCACTGATAACAAATGAATTAATAGTCTGGTACTAATGAACACAACCTGAGACCCATTATTGAAAATGTAAATCCAGTTATGCTTAACAGTACAACATTGTTAATAACCCATACAAGTACTGCAAAATGCTGTAAAACCTTGAACTACAACCCAGAACGCTTTTGAAACTCAAAAACAATCATGGAAACCTGGACACCTATCAATTCAGAGTACAACCCAAAAGTTCAACTGTTTGGAGGAGGTAAAATGGTCACTAATACAAAAATAACCCAAAATGTGGAGAAACCATCCCCACATATTCTAGAATCCAAGATCCTCACGCAACCATGCAGTGGTTCCCTCGCCAATTGTTTATATGTCTGCTGCAAGGAAGTTTGAAGAAAACACTACCTGAAAAAGAGATGTCCGGTTACACATGACTTGTACAAGGAAAAAAAGAAACAAAAACACTACTCCTTTAGTGTTTCATTTCAACAAATATGAAATACCTTCTCGCCTGGTTTGAATGGAGGAAGACCTTTATAAGGACATGTAGAGCATCGGAAAGCATCCCCTAATCCACACTGCAGAGAGTACAACTTTCTGAGAAAAGTAAAAGAGAAACAGACTTGAAACATCAGAGCTAGATAAAGGCTATGAAGGACATACGCTGCCACATGCCGACTGGAAACTGCTTAAGTCCACAGTAGATTGTAACTTCTCTACTTTTTCCTCCGCTTCAGCCCTCCCACAAGTGCAGTTTTTACAAGCTTTCCTTGTGCTTCCAACTTCACAATCATCAGCTGCAGAAGCACATTGCCAAGCACATGATCCAGATGAACTTAACCAGAGATAAACACTTGAGTTGATTAACAGACCATTTTCAATATCATTGTCTTACCTACAACTGGCTGGGGTTTCTTCAAGTCCTCTTCTGTTAGTAAACTATCCTCATCAATCAGATCCGAATCATCATCAATCTGCAACTTTGGTAGAGCTTTTGAAGGCTTTTTTAAGGCAAAGGATGAGCCAATTTTCCAAGAAGGCTTTTTAGCCTTGACCTAAGAGAGGAGAGAGCACAATTAAAGGTCCATCAGATTATCTCAGTTAGATCTCATAAGGATCCATGTAGCCAAATCCCAAACACAAGGGGGAGCGGAGGAATATTAAAAAATCATGCCGATGGGAATTAGATACATAGAAACTTACTCCAGAGCATAACTGAGATGATTTTGTTTGAAGAGCTTGTGCTTCTAGAAAACCAGAGAGCAGTAACTTGCGCTCAAGAACAGAGGTGGTCTGCAAGGAAACCCAAGTTAGACTTCCAAATGCAAATTAATCCTTTACCTCACAATACAAAACATGAATTACCTTATCTGTTTCAGAAGTCTTGCAAACTACAATTGTTCCACCAGGCTTCAAGACTCTTGAGGCCTCCTTCAACAACTGATCACTTGGGAATTCAATTGATCTGCAAAGGGCAAACACAATGTCGACAGAGGAAGTCCCCTGTGGCAGCTGACCTGTCATAAGCCAAACCCAAATCAGGTGAACAACTGCTAATTTGATCAGATTCAAAATGCGTATGTCCTATGCATCAAAAAAAACTCGGTGGGAATTTAATCGCAGACAGGTAGATGGAAGATGAAAAATCTCACACAACAATGACCTTAGTAAAGTCCAAATTGATACAAACAACAAAAAGGAGGAAGGAACCTACTCAAGGAAGACGCTTGAGTGATAATTTGAGGTTCACACTTATCCGAAACTCCATTCCCAAGCTCCTTTAACGCATCCAAAACAAGACTGGCAGATAGAACCGCATCATCTGTAAATGCCAGCACCGATCCCTGCATAAACCAAATTAAAAACATTTGATCAAACACACCCTCGATTTCCAGAATGCAGGAAAAAAAAAAAAACCATAAAATCAACAATCTTCATTTCTAAAAATTTCTAATAAAAAAAAAAATCATAAAATCAACAATCTTCAATTCAGATACTAAAAATTGCGAAAAAAAAAAAAAAGAATTTTTTTGCAGGAAAACGCAGTAAGATGATACCTTCCTAACTTATTATTAGTATTTTTTTCTTTCAATTCAGTCATCATATGAGCAACCAAACCAGCAATTATCACATAAAAAAAATAGAAATAATAAAAAATCGAAACGTGGAAAGCATCGCAGTTAGATGGAACCAATTTTCAGCGAACAAACCAATCCGCAGAATTTGAATTTTCACAGAGAACAGAGAAAACTGAATTCGGAGTTACCATGATTTCGACGGTAGATCAGATCTTGAAGCCCTAAAATGGAAAAGTAAAACGCAATTTGGCGTCGCCGACTTCGTTTTGGTATTCTGCAAGTTTAGGCTGCGTGGGAATTATAAAGGTGCTTTTTTAAATTAAATATATAGCTGGAGAAAAAGCGGTAGTGACGCGTGAGTCATAAATTTATATATGGGCCTGTGATCATGGGCTTTCGAGCCCAGAGTCGATAGGGAAATTCTCGGTTTGTTTATTTGTTTGTTTGTTTTTTTTTTTTTTAAGTTTGTAAAAAACTAAAACGATTACTAAAAGGTAATCTATCATGTGTACTAGGTGAGGTATGCCTCACAACTACTTGTCTATCGGTAGATGATAACAGTAAAGTATGTAATGATTACTTCAGACCTTCGCTTNNNNNNNNNNNNNNNNNNNNNAAAAAAAAAAAGAAGACTGGAGCATGTTTGAATGAGAAAGCTTATACCAAGCAATGTACTTTGAAAGGAGAAAAGGCAGCTAGTGAACCACTACAGCATGATACTATTCAAGTAATCAATAGCGAATTACTATCATTTATTAAGGCTAATTTTCTCCAGAAAAACCACAGACCACGAGAGATAGAAAGAGAAAGTAACACTAACTTACGTCAGTCTAAATCATTAAAACATTCAAAGTCTCAGTAATCCAACATGAAAAACGCTCCAACAAGATCAGCTGCTGCTGCTACAGCATTAATTGAGGCTGGGAAGGGGGATAGCTAAAGAAACTACTAATTCGATGAACTAGAAATCAGGGGAGCAAAACCAACAACTCCTCCTAACAGAATCCGCAATGCATGGAAATCACTAGTCCACTGGCTCGTCAACCTCGGCAATGGGCTCCTCAAGGATGGCTTGCTCAGCTTCCTGCACCTCCTTCTCGGTCTTCCTTCCCTTCTTGGACTTATAGTACACACTCATGAATGTTCCTACGGCACCATACTTCCTCCTGCAGTGGTCATAATGCCCAGCATCAAACATAGTCCAGAATTTTTTCTCATCCAGCTCAGACACAGCATACTGTGGCTGGAACCCATGGTTTTCTATCAACCAACTCTCCATCCTGCGAACTGCTTCTGCGCCATCAAAAACCTCGCGCCTCAGCACTGGTCCTGGTGCATAGTACACACCAACATCTGTGTACATCTGAGAGTAGGGTGTGTCTCCCTGTCTGCGCTGGTGCTCAAAGCCTGGTTCAGCGTAGATCATTGTCTTAACAGGACTCTTGTACAGTCTGTGAGGACAGAGCCATATGGGGTACACCTACAAAAAGAATCAACAGATAACATTAATAACAAATTGGAGATCTTAACATGCTACATAGAACTCTAGTTAAGACAACATCTTTTGGTCATCGGTAGGAAATGTTTACCTCCATCTCACGGTGAACCCATTCTAAAGCATCCCCAACTTTGTAAAGAGGAACTAACATGTCTTGAATGACATGATTGTCATGGTAATAGTTTCTTATGGCTTCACCTTGAGTAGCCTTGAGCAGAGAAATCTTTGGTGGCATCATCCAGCCCAAGAGAAATCTAAACCAAAACTGATCAGCAAATGGAAGGATAAGCTTTCCCTCCCAATAGATACTCCTAGTGTGCCTGTGGTAATATTGCCTGGTCGGGATGTACTCAACAAATTCCCCTTTCTTGAGTGCTGTCTGTGCATGCTGGTAGAACCAGGGTTTAAACCACCACCCAACTTCGTTAATCACATTCCCCTTCTTCTTGGCCTCTTCTTTTGAAGCATATATCCCTGTCATGCACACAGCTTCTGTTGGAGTATATATCATGGTTTCAACAAACTCTGGAACCTTTTCAGGGATGGCTCCAGGTTCGTCCAGACCACCAAATCTGGGAGCAAAAGAATCACTATATGCCTGTGCAATCTCCTGCAGATTTCCCTTTACCGGTTTGTATGTCAACCTCATGTATTCCTTTATGTCAATAAGCTTGATCTCAGCAGCAACAAGAAGGCCCAGTGTTCCCTGAGACCATGGAATAGCATAGAAAAGATCAGAGTGCTCATTGTCCTGGGTGGCTCTGACAAGTTGGCCATTTGCTAGAACAATTTCGTAAGCCACAACAGTATCAGAGAACAGCCCAAAGATGTGGGAGCTTCCTTCAATCCCATAACCATTAATGAGACCACCAACAGTAAGATCATCAAACTCTGCAACCACGGCAAGAGCAAGATTCAAAGGGCAGGTTACCCTAGTGATCTGTCCCATGTTGACTAAGGGCTCAACTCTGGCAATCTTTCTCTGTGTATCAATTTCCAGGACATTCCTGAAAGCAGACAAGTCGACCTCAAAATGACGAGCTCGCTTGTAGTCAACATTCCGCATTCCAACAGCAATATATGGCTTTCGTGCTGTGCAAACAAGACCATCCTTTTTTGGATTCCTTTCTTTGAGACGTTTTATTACTTTCTTAACATTTTCATCATGTTCCTTCTGACGCTGCTTGTAGGACTTCCACTCAGATCTTACATCCCCAAGGTATGTCATAAAGTAAATAGTGAAGGAAACGGGGAGAACAACAAAGATAACAACAATCCATCGGAATTGAACCAAAAAGTCAACCACGTGCCACTTCCTCTTTGGACGCAATGGTGCTTGAAGATCATCAGACATTTTGAGGAGAGACGATGGCTTTTCTGCTGTACAGAAAAGTAATTTCTCATTAGCATATGTGCACCAGTTATGTAACTTTCAGACTTTCTGAATTATAACTTGTGGAACACATGGACCAAACTAACAATAATACACAAAAGGAGGTAAAGGGAAAAAAATTGGAAGCAAATGAACACAAACGAAAACAGAGTTTAAGTTCCAACTTAATAACCCATGCACTAAAAATAGAAAAGAAAAAGAATATGGACTAACAGTCATTAGGAGTTATAGAATGCATTAAAGTATAATCCAAATGCACAATTCATAAAACTCACCAAAAAAAAAACACAGACCATCAGGCTCAGAAAATGAATGCTAAAACAAAACGAAAAATTTCAGCAAAACTGGTTCTTCAGAAAACACCCACATGAATGCAACATAGACTTTTCATCTTCTACCAGAAACCAAAATTACAACTGAACTAGGGCCTTATAAAAAGACTACATTCTTCTGCTTATATAGAACAGATAGTAAGGATCCAGATTATTATAATGCATTGCTATAAATCACCAGAAATTTCGTAATTCTATCATGATATTAAACTTCCTTTAACAGATTAGTTTAGGAACATGACAAGTTAAATGCCACTGGTGTTATATCACAATTGTGAGGCTAGTTGCATATAAATATTCACAAATCACAAGTTAACGAAGAATGCAGATCTGATAGGCAATTAACAAGAAAGTGTCACTTTTCATCCAGAATGAGAACATTTCATTGCTTTCAATCACCAGTAAAACCCTTCAGAATTATTTCATGTTAAACGATACGATTGAAAATCCAACACCTTGGAGATCCACGTGCTAAAAGAAAAACCTTCAGCCTCATTTTAAAACAAGTGGAGAAAAAAAAACACAGAAGCCTTGGTTTTGTCAAAAACAAAATCGATAGAAAGTTGCAACCACCTCGAAAGCTTTCACTGTCTCAGAATAAATGTTCTACAGTATATATTCAACGCATGAGAAACACATAACATAACTATATATACCAGCATGAAATAAGACTTCTTTCTGATCGGAAAAAAGGAAAAGAGGTAGGCTTAGTCATCTAAGTGAATGATTAAGAAAAAAGTTGCATCTTTTTTCAGGGAAAAGTTTTGAAACATGAAAAGAAACTGAAGCTCTTCAAGATCTACTGTCTTTGTCTAAAACATGCAATTATCAACTGAAAAGATTGCATTCAAACAGATCATAAAGAGTCAGGAGAGACTATACATAAACATGCAATGAGACTATTGTGTTTTTGAGTGATAAATATACTTTCTTGAATTAAGCAAAAAGTCCAGGCTAAACCCACCAAACCTTGAAAAACAACAACAAGAATATAAATGGAAATCCAAGATCTATTTTTCATACAAAAGAGTACAAGATATATATACATAACTTGAAAGATTAATTCTTGCTCACTGTAACCCCATTTACAAAGCTAAATTGACTTCATTTTTTGCAGAAACCAAACAGATCTCAGCACATAATCAATGGTCCCCCAATAACACACATAGAAGCTCAAACTCCAAATCCAGAAGAGCAAATCAGAACTCAAACTCAGATAGACAGAGAAAGGGAGAGAGAGAGTACCTGAACAGCTCAAAGCAGAGTGTTGGAGTAAGTTCAGAAGTGGAGAGGAGAAACAGACATGACCCCAAAGCAAGAGGAGTGTGAGAGAGTGAAGCGGGATGAGTCCACTCTCTATTTATTATATAATTTTAATGGGAATTCTCAATGAGAAAAAAGTTTTGAATTTTTTTTTTAAATCAGTGTAAAACGACAAGCATCATGAAGAGCCCGAGACAGATCCAATCAAAGCAAGATCCCTGACCAATAGGATTCGCTGTCATTCACGTTCTCGCTTATTTTTTCTTTTTTTTGCCTAGTTGTTCATTTTTGAAATTATTATTCACACCAAACCATACGTGGGTCATATTTTTATCCTAAATGCTAATTTGGTACGTTTTACACCATTTGGATTCTGGACCATTTCCTCTTACTAATCTGAATCACCCCGAATAAGTAACCGTATTATTTCCAGCAATTCCCATTCGGAAATGTTGTGGAGAGATACGCAGAAATGTACTAATAGCTGGCAGATCTCTCTACCAAATCTGATTCAGGTAGGTGGCATTTTTATTTCTTTTCTCCTGTGAAGATACTTGGGATATTTTCTTGTCCCCGTTTGAGTTTGATCTTCTTTTTTTTTCTTCCCGTTTAAGTGCTAACTCTCATTTTGAACTGTTGTTCAAGTTTTTTGATTTTCAAAAATTATGCATGTGCATTCAACTCTATCTAACAATGAATTGGAAATCAAAGAAAACGGTTTCGACAACAAAATAAACATAATAAATTGTATCATGTCTAAGAGCATCTCCAACAGTTTCCTCAAAATTTCTCTACAATGGGGAAGCAAAAGCTAAAATCTCCAAAAAAATTATGATCAAAATCCAGCAGCTTCTCCATTTTGAAGATTTTGACATTTAATACAACAATAAAATATAATATATCATCATGAATTATAACAAAAAAATTACATATTTCATTGTAACAATAAACTACCCAATCAAATATTTTATTGTTGTTTTAAATTTGTTGGAGTACGTGAAGAATTTAATTTTGGGGAAGGAAGACTTTGCTGTAAATTTGGGGAATGAAGGCTTCTTTTTCTTCTTCATCCCTATTTTGGGAAATGGGATGGGGAAGCTGTTGGACCTAAAAACAGCTCTATATTCCCTAAAATTGAGAAATTTAAGAAAATGGGGAAGCTGTTGGAGATGCTCTAACAAGACTAGAAGAGTATCATACGTTAAGAGCAGTTAAATTTGTTTATTTTTTTACGCATAGAATTAAATGTTTTTAATTTTTAAGTAAAAGATGTAAGCGTTTCAAATATTTCATGATTAAGACGTGGTCTTCTCTTTGTTATAGTACTCTCTTTGTCATAGTTCTTGATGGAGCCTACACCATGAGTGGAATTTCTTTGGAGATGAAAAACGTGACTGTGGTTTAATTATAATTTATTTTTTTGGTTACAGGTTTAAATACATTTTTCCTACTCCTGTTTATTTTAATTTAATTTTATAAAATAAATTGATGCACCTAAATTGTTAGGATTCTGGTACAGGAATTAGCTATGGGGTCAAATGTTCAATTATCAGCAAGCTTTCCAGATACTTAATGAGTCAATAATAGAATAACAGTTCGGTCACTCGTGACCCAAAATATAAAAAATTAACCCAAGATGGGCATCTCCACTAGTACCACAATCACCAATTAGTGTGGATCCAAATCCAATACAAGCTTTTGCTCCAGATCCACTCGACCATTCCTATTATCTTATCTTTGAGCTTGTTTGGTAATGAGAACCATGTCCCTTGTTCGATTGTAACAGCTGAGAAATATTGGTATATGAACACTTGGCTTATAAACATTCTTATTTCCTCTTTGCTAATTGCTATGGCTCAAAAAACAAAAACAAAAACAAAAATTCCCGCCTGATAGAACATTCCTCTGCAGTAATCACAAATATACAGTATGTAGACTAACAATTTGGTGCATGTCAACCTTCGAGGAACCATAAATCATTGCCGACCCTGCAGATTGATGAAGGCAGCTCTTCATAAAATCTGACCAATGAGCTATGAAATGAATTCAATGAAAAGTAATTGAAAAGTGAAGAAGGATTCCCGTATTACTTGGATCAAAAACAAGCACTGGTTCTTCTCAACGCGGATGTATCAAGGATTGAAAATACTTGAACCACCAACGTTGATAGCAATTAGTACTGATATGCTGGTAATTACGGCGAGCCAAAATAAGGGTGAGCCTGCAAATTAGAATATTGGTTTTGTTAAATTGCAAACTTCAGTTAACATAGAAGTGATCACAATAAAAGACTGTACCTCGAGAACCTTCTGAACTATTACTAGAATTTGGAGGCACTGATTCTGCATCAATACTGCGTAATCTTGACATTTTTGAGGCTGTATTGGAGAAATCGTCTGAAACCCTGCTGTTTCCTGTTTCACTTGCCACTATACCTTGAAATTCTTCACTCACAATCAAAGCTGCTAGAACATCCATAAAGG
This genomic interval carries:
- the LOC101295413 gene encoding anamorsin homolog, coding for MGSVLAFTDDAVLSASLVLDALKELGNGVSDKCEPQIITQASSLSQLPQGTSSVDIVFALCRSIEFPSDQLLKEASRVLKPGGTIVVCKTSETDKTTSVLERKLLLSGFLEAQALQTKSSQLCSGVKAKKPSWKIGSSFALKKPSKALPKLQIDDDSDLIDEDSLLTEEDLKKPQPVVADDCEVGSTRKACKNCTCGRAEAEEKVEKLQSTVDLSSFQSACGSCGLGDAFRCSTCPYKGLPPFKPGEKVVFSSNFLAADI
- the LOC101292894 gene encoding uncharacterized protein LOC101292894: MATCSYLLNHAHIKGWPSRIRISKHGNPTISIMQESFTCPRRQRLVIAQCSTSYLTEVGASPSISGKPFDPHFSVSEILRVIDMPETSHTAVSSFMHKLVVADLDPATAKLAIAFLGPFLALFSFLFIVRIVMSWYPKIPVGKFPYVLAYAPTEPILIPTRKVIPPLGGVDVTPVVWFGLISFLNEILIGPQGLLVLLSQQVN
- the LOC101295708 gene encoding delta(24)-sterol reductase-like; the encoded protein is MSDDLQAPLRPKRKWHVVDFLVQFRWIVVIFVVLPVSFTIYFMTYLGDVRSEWKSYKQRQKEHDENVKKVIKRLKERNPKKDGLVCTARKPYIAVGMRNVDYKRARHFEVDLSAFRNVLEIDTQRKIARVEPLVNMGQITRVTCPLNLALAVVAEFDDLTVGGLINGYGIEGSSHIFGLFSDTVVAYEIVLANGQLVRATQDNEHSDLFYAIPWSQGTLGLLVAAEIKLIDIKEYMRLTYKPVKGNLQEIAQAYSDSFAPRFGGLDEPGAIPEKVPEFVETMIYTPTEAVCMTGIYASKEEAKKKGNVINEVGWWFKPWFYQHAQTALKKGEFVEYIPTRQYYHRHTRSIYWEGKLILPFADQFWFRFLLGWMMPPKISLLKATQGEAIRNYYHDNHVIQDMLVPLYKVGDALEWVHREMEVYPIWLCPHRLYKSPVKTMIYAEPGFEHQRRQGDTPYSQMYTDVGVYYAPGPVLRREVFDGAEAVRRMESWLIENHGFQPQYAVSELDEKKFWTMFDAGHYDHCRRKYGAVGTFMSVYYKSKKGRKTEKEVQEAEQAILEEPIAEVDEPVD